GAGACTCGCGCCAGGATGGATTTCAATCCCGGTCAGGAATCGGCCTACGTGCGCGATGAAGCGTCCGAGAGTCTTCAGGTTGCCGTTCCAGAACCAGTGCGCGACGCGGTGGAAGTACAAGGCATGCAGGCCAGGATAGCACACGAGAACCTCCAGCGTGCTGCGAGCCGCTGGGTCTCGGTCAAGGGCCGCTCGGATGTCTCGTTTGAGTGTTGTGAACACGCAGTGTTCGCGATTCAGTTTCGGATGGTTACGGTCTCGTTCAACTCCCGCAGGAGCTGGTCAAGGTTGACCCCGTGGACCTGGGCACTGGTAGCGATATTGTCGTACTCAGCCGCAGAGCACCCCAGGCAGGCGACGCCATAGCGGTTAAAGATCTGGACGGTCTCCGGGTATTGCCGCACCACATTGTCAATCTTCATCTCTGCGGTGATCCTCATCAACCTGCCTCCCTTCGGAGAAACCGCTGGTCTGCCTTATGCCGGCTACTTATACACAAGGGCAACGTCAGCGATTCCTCGGTTCAACTGCAAGCTTATCATATAAGGCTAGAATCAATCATGGCAAGCGAATTTTTCTCGTGGGCGATTGCTGTTGACTTCCAGCCAGAGGTCCGGTAGCCTGCCGTTGCCTCCATCCTCACGGATTGCAGATTGCCGATTTCGGAATGGGGAACGGGAGCAACTCTTGTGCCTTCGATCCGCAATCGCGACCGACGAAGACCCCGGGGTGGCCTCAATGAATCTGATAGCTAAGATTCAC
This genomic stretch from Candidatus Methylomirabilis limnetica harbors:
- a CDS encoding DUF1858 domain-containing protein; protein product: MRITAEMKIDNVVRQYPETVQIFNRYGVACLGCSAAEYDNIATSAQVHGVNLDQLLRELNETVTIRN